Proteins found in one Lagopus muta isolate bLagMut1 chromosome 18, bLagMut1 primary, whole genome shotgun sequence genomic segment:
- the PECAM1 gene encoding platelet endothelial cell adhesion molecule yields MYLALLVIFLQCSEICTQERVFTFNAVHIKVQPSVKVKNGAPMSIICRADISKSTDFNLQHNITIFKDGKLVFMNVSGKGDARYEVPMARSSHTGDYQCAVEADGKIKYSDSLHVWVTGMTKPILIAEKKEVFEGEVVKLRCELPEEVPPLHFIFRKMKMNSKPKEKLKYELQRNFSVIEFPIEEGDNILQFDCLGKRSVKFEFETSEPSNRTLITVKEPFIKPTLRIKPSSNITEGKEIQFECSTVVAKMHDIEIILLRNKTILSSVRDQTTLKYSTVATLEDSGEYLCKVEEGKASKIATRNVVVAELFPKPVLTASMNKLDENKELTLSCSIKDFQNASFSILRRNSNGDILLRNSRNLTTRANVNDTGSYICKAEVNRIVKESKPVMIQVYAPVSMPSISVFSGLPEVVLGRPLKLTCCLMMGTPPITFTFYKGNKAKKEIVTNNTCALFLDEDIKQNDKGQYKCGARNHHSSGMKTSKILNITVIVPIRNISLGSVPYGEVEDGSETAFLCSVKEGSWPILFRIFRKTDRDVLLFERSEHADRVIWQKKEMSRQDTGTYYCIASNRANVSAKSHPITINVILASWQKGVITAFVLIPIAGVVILAVWWFWCKKKNAKGPSMEMSRSALATNSTSEKLSRQHNDGDYYSGSGYIEDGENHMKSTDENKGPDLESAEVEYTEVEVSTLDPHRAPVQKGTETVYSEIRKANNDSVENRHSRIQGHPDAT; encoded by the exons ATGTATCTTGCTCTTCTGGTGATTTTCTTGCAGT GTTCAGAAATTTGCACTCAGGAAAGAG TTTTTACCTTCAATGCAGTTCATATCAAGGTTCAGCCATCTGTCAAAGTGAAGAATGGAGCTCCTATGTCAATTATATGCCGTGCTGATATTAGCAAAAGTACCGATTTCAACTTGCAGCATAATATTACAATTTTTAAGGATGGCAAGCTTGTATTCATGAATGTATCAGGCAAAGGAGACGCACGATATGAAGTACCCATGGCTAGATCTTCACATACAGGAGACTACCAATGTGCTGTGGAAGCGGATGGAAAGATAAAATACAGTGATTCCCTACATGTTTGGGTAACAG gAATGACCAAACCAATTCTGATTgctgagaaaaaagaagtatttgagGGTGAAGTTGTGAAGTTACGCTGTGAGCTGCCAGAAGAAGTGCCTccattgcatttcattttccgGAAGATGAAGATGAATTCAAAACCTAAAGAAAAACTTAAATATGAACTACAGAGGAATTTTTCTGTTATAGAATTTCCCATTGAAGAAGGGGATAATATTTTGCAATTTGACTGTTTGGGTAAAAGAAGTgtaaaatttgaatttgaaaccTCAGAACCCAGCAACAGAACACTTATAACAGTCAAGG AACCATTTATAAAGCCAACTCTGCGCATCAAGCCTTCAAGTAAcattacagaaggaaaagaaatacaatttgaGTGCTCGACTGTAGTAGCCAAAATGCATGACATTGAAATCATACTTCTGAGGAATAAAACAATACTGAGCAGCGTACGAGATCAGACAACTCTGAAATATTCTACAGTAGCTACTCTGGAGGACAGCGGTGAATACCTCTGTAAggtggaggaagggaaagcatcTAAAATTGCCACACGGAATGTTGTTGTGGCAG agttATTCCCCAAGCCAGTATTGACTGCTTCTATGAATAAGCtggatgaaaataaagaattaacTTTGAGTTGCAGCAttaaagattttcaaaatgctAGCTTCTCTATTTTACGGAGGAATTCAAATGGAGACATCCTGTTGAGAAATTCTAGGAACTTAACAACGAGAGCTAATGTGAATGATACTGGATCGTATATCTGCAAAGCTGAAGTGAACAGAATAGTCAAGGAGAGCAAGCCTGTAATGATACAAGTTTATG CTCCAGTTTCCATGccaagtatttctgttttcagtggtttACCAGAAGtggttctggggagacctctGAAGTTAACCTGTTGTTTAATGATGGGAACACCACCAATAACATTCACATTctacaaaggaaataaagctaAGAAAGAAATAGTAACTAATAACACATGTGCTCTTTTCTTGGACgaagatattaaacaaaatgATAAAGGACAATACAAATGTGGTGCTAGAAATCATCACTCCAGTGGTATGAAAACTAGCAAGATTCTCAACATCACAGTAATAG TACCGATCAGGAACATCAGCTTGGGCAGCGTTCCTTATGGGGAAGTGGAAGATGGCAGTGagactgcttttctctgctctgtgaaagAAGGATCTTGGCCAATCCTCTTCAGGATTTTTAGAAAAACTGATCGTGACgttcttttatttgaaagaagtgAACATGCAGACAGAGTCAtatggcagaagaaagagatgagCAGGCAGGACACGGGGACGTATTACTGCATTGCTTCTAATCGAGCTAATGTGAGTGCGAAAAGCCATCCAATAACCATCAATG TCATATTAGCATCTTGGCAGAAAGGAGTAATTACTGCATTTGTCCTGATACCTATCGCAGGGGTGGTGATTCTTGCCGTGTGGTGGTTTTGgtgtaagaagaaaaatg CTAAAGGACCATCCATGGAGATGTCTCG atctGCCTTGGCTACAAACTCAACGAGTGAGAAACTGTCAAGACAGCATAATGATGGAGACTACTATTCTG GATCAGGTTACATTGAAGATGGTGAAAATCACATGAAAtcaacagatgaaaataaag GACCTGACCTTGAGAGTGCTGAGGTGGAGTACACTGAAGTTGAAGTGTCAACGCTTGATCCCCATAGAG CTCCTGTACAGAAGGGGACTGAAACAGTTTATAGTGAAATCAGAAAAGCTAATAATG atTCTGTGGAAAACAGGCATTCC AGAATACAAGGGCATCCTGATGCTACTTAG